One stretch of Euphorbia lathyris chromosome 7, ddEupLath1.1, whole genome shotgun sequence DNA includes these proteins:
- the LOC136200475 gene encoding non-specific lipid transfer protein GPI-anchored 11-like, with amino-acid sequence MVIEAEKNEETPTPAAALVDCSTVIYDMLDCIPYLSEGSHIGKVDSSCCYGLESVVSVDNSCLCFGFKESVALGIRLNFTRAFHLPSDCNMTAPPSLAHCSVSSSSSPSPTPSPSSPPPHSHLSPKSSPSPKAPSSSKPPVSAPKSSSSSSPSPASSASPEKPPIIISETSPAPAPVIISETTPVAAPAPTKAGASSISIISIINLVLIIISMMIV; translated from the exons ATGGTGATCGAAGCcgagaaaaatgaagaaacgcCAACACCGGCAGCTGCATTAGTAGATTGTTCGACCGTGATTTATGATATGTTGGATTGCATACCGTACTTGTCGGAGGGCAGCCATATCGGAAAAGTAGATTCGtcttgctgttacggtttggaGTCTGTAGTGAGTGTAGATAATTCCTGTTTGTGTTTTGGATTCAAGGAAAGTGTAGCGTTGGGGATTCGGCTCAACTTTACGAGGGCTTTTCATTTGCCTTCTGATTGCAATATGACCGCTCCTCCTTCTCTCGCCCATTGTT CggtttcttcatcttcttctccatCACCAACACCGTCACcgtcttctcctcctcctcattcccaTTTGTCAccaaaatcttctccatcaCCTAAGGCTCCTTCGAGTTCGAAACCTCCAG TTAGCGCTccaaaatcatcatcatcatcatcgcCATCTCCGGCTTCATCTGCTTCACCTGAGAAACCACCAATTATAATATCAGAAACATCACCAGCTCCTGCACCAGTTATCATATCAGAAACAACACCAGTTGCTGCACCAGCTCCTACAAAAGCAGGAGCATCTTCTATTTCAATAATCTCCATTATTAATTTAGTCCTAATTATAATTAGCATGATGATAGTGTAG